The sequence CAACCATCCTACATTTTGATCCTTGCCTTCATATAATATACGATGAACTGTTTTCAACTGAGGTTCTAATCTTAATATTTCCTCATCAGAAACAAATCCATTGGCATAATCTAAAATAATATCTTTCATAATATATCCTCCTATTAATGATCACTTTTCTACCTTCATTAACACCAATGCAAAATCATCTTTTTGATCTCCATACATATACGAATTAGCTTTGTTTTCTATGTTTTTTATAGGGCTTTCGGGAGCCTCTTTAACTGCTTCTATTATTCTTTTCTCTCCGAATTCTTCTTTATTTTTATTTCTTACTTCTAATATTCCATCTGTATAAAAAAGTATTCTATCTCCATTTTTCAGTTGAACCATATTCTCATTATAATGTATTTCATCAAATAAGTAAGAAATTGGATATCCTTTCATCTTCAGCAATTCCACATTATTATCATCAAATAATATGGGAATACAATTATGTCCGCCATTTGCGTATTTAAATGTATCGGTAGAACAATTAAAGATGCCATAGAATATTGTAAGATATTTTTCATCATCTAAGTTTAAATCTATAAATCTTTTATGAAGTTCCGTTAAGGTTTTAGAAGGACTGAGTATATCATCTTTTATTGCTCTCATGGTCTGTCTTATAAACATGGTCATCATTGACGCGGTAATCCCGTGGCCAGCCACATCACTTATATATATGCCTATATTGTCCTTGTCTATATAAAAAACATCAAACATATCTCCGCTGAGCATTTCACATGGCTTGTATAAATAGTTGATTTTAATATTATTATAGGAGCCCTTTCTGGGAAGAATTTTTTCTTGAAGAATCTTTGCAAATGTAATATCTTTGTTGAGTTTTTTAGTCTTTTCCCTCAACTCCTTCTCTAATTTTCTTTCTCTTGTGACATCCCTAAACACTTCCACCGCGGCATATATGTTACCATCGGAATCTGATACAGGTGAACTCTTAACAGAAAAAATACGATCTCCGACATTTTCTTCTTTTTGTATAATTTCCCCTGTTGCGATACTTCTTTCAGTAATGCAAAAACTACAGGGCCTAATTTTACCAAGAGCTTCATAACATTTTTTCCCTACAATTTCTGTTCCCAGAGCACCTTTCATGGTCTTATTTGCATATATAATTGTCCCATTTCTGTCTATAACTCTGACCCAGTCCGCCATTCCCTCAAGAACGTGATAATTAAGCATATTGAAATTTTTTATTTGGTCTTCAAAATAACTAACTTTGTTCTTTTCCAACATAGCTATCACCCATATTTTAGAAATTTTTTTGCTCGCCTTCATAATAACACACTATACAATAAAATACAAAACAATTTAATATTAATCTTGAGTGTTCTGTAAAATATCATGATAAATATTGATTATCTCTTCCCTATATATCTCATCTGCATCTATAGAACCCCATCCTAATTGATTCTGAAATATGCCATCATAAACCTGATCATGATAACTCCTTAAAACATGAGGAATATTTTTTTCTGACAATATTTCATCCAGTAACATGGCTTCAACTTCATTGTTAAGAATCAAAATCTTTTTTATTTTTCCCATTAAACTATCTCCTTTTAAAAAAGCATTCACCTCAATTGAAATGAATGCTTTAATTCACCTTACTTTATAGAAGAATTATAGATTACATTTAAATAATCGGGATTAAATATATCCTTTTTTACAAATCCCTTTTCTTTATTGTCATATTTAAAATCAGACAACTTAAATGTAGCAGAGCCCGTCTGAAGGGTAGCTATATGATAATCATCTTTAGATGTAAACACCCAAAATTCCAATGCTCCCAATTGTATATAATCATCAAATAAAACAAATTCTCCATCTTCATCTTTTATAATGAGAAACCATTTCTGACCATCATCCCATGCTATTTCTCCATTATCATACCTTTGAGCTGTAGTATACATCTCTATACTTTCATCTTCTCCGTCTCTATCCAGATCAACTTTTTTACTGTCTAAGAGAGTCAAATCGGAAGTATCAAGTTTGTCTCCGGAAAGATGTACATATTCTAATTTTTCTTCCTGTTCAGTCTTTTCATTTTCCTCTTTCAATGCTTTATCATATATCGTTTCTCTCAGAGATTCATTTAATTGAGCTTTAATTAAAGTCTTATTCTTTGAATCATCTTGAGAATAAGTCATATAATAATATTTATCCTTCTTCAAACCATCCCATAGCTTTTTATTTTTTACATAGATCGTAATTTCTTTTAACTCACTTTCTTTATCTTCTCCCAATATTTGAAGGATAATTGAATGACTATCACCCTCCTCATCTTTGCTTAAAAGAAGTCCCGAAGTAATAAAAGTATTACTATTAATATTATTGGAGGATTGAAAAATATAAAAAACAACTATTACTATTGCCAAAATCAGTATACCCACTATATTTTTAATCTTATTATTCATTCTCTCACCCTTCCTTAATTTTATAGCCTATAGGAAAGTTCCATTTTTCTCAATATAATTTGAAATAAGTTTCAAAAAGGCTTCTCTGATTTATTAATGCTTCTATAGAAGTCTTTTTTATATATTATCATGTCTTGTATACAATTTCAACCTATAAATTTAAAAACCTCACTTACTATTTAATTATATCATAAATCTAATTATAATTTTTTTATTAGCAATTATTGCTTTATATTATTTCATTTTTTGTCGATTTAATGTACAATAGATATTGTATTGTAAAATTATTATATTTAAGGGGGGTTTATTATGGAAAGCAAAACTACAAAGGAAAACACAAAAAATAAAGATAACAATCTATCTAAAATTAAAATAGGACTTATAACACATTTAGTAATTAACTTACTTATAAGTACCTTAATATCAAATGGATTATACGTCTTATTAGCAGAACATATGAATGTTAGTCCTAATTTTATAATGTTAATTTTTTCATTTGTAAACATAATTATTTTCTTATTAATAACCTATTTCTCAATTAGCCGTTGGCTTGTAAAGTTCTTCAAAGCTATCGAACCGGTTATTGAAGAAATCTCTAGAGGCAACTTAAACGAAATAAGTTTATTCAACGGTAAAAATAAATTCAGTGGAATCACGGATTCATTAAGCAAGGCTAATTCAAATATAAAAAATATGATTACAGGAATAACACAGAATTCTGAGGTATTATCTAAAAACGCCAAAGATCTGTCTGATATTGTCGAAGATACTACTCAGGCAGTGGAACAAATCGCTTCCAGTGTTAACGATATAGCCTCCGGTTCAGAAGATACATCAAAAAATATTACTGAATTAAGCGAAGCCATATCCAATCTTACTACTCTTTCACAAAATACAGAAAAAAATACTCAATTGGCTACGGACCTTTCAGCTTCCATGGCCAAATCAGCAGAAAAAGGTAGCAAAGATATGGAAAAGATAATCGATAAGGTAAGTTTAATTGATTCTTCTACCAAAAATACTTCAGGAATAATCGAAAATCTTAATGAACAAATTAAAAACATTGAAAATATAGTAGTAATCATAAACCAAATAGCAGAACAAACGAATCTTCTTGCATTAAATGCGGCAATTGAAGCAGCAAGAGCAGGAGAATCAGGAAAGGGATTTGCTGTAGTGGCAGATGAAATAAGAAAACTTGCCGACGAAACCCATACATATTCAGATGAGATATCCAAAATTACAAATTCCGTTACAGGAAGCAGTAAAAGTGCTGTAGACAGCATTGAAAAGGTAAGCGGAATAGTTAATGAAAGTGTAGAAGTCGCTGATTTAACTAAAGCTTCTTTTGAAGAATTGGTGGAAAAATTCGATAAGATCAATCTTTCAATAGTCGAAATTGCGGAAGCTTCTAAAGAGGTAAGAAATAATAGCGAATATATCCTTGAAAGAGCTACGGAAATATCCGCTATATCAGAAGAAACTACTGCAGCATCTCAAACCAGTTCGGAAGCAATAGATAAAAATCTTGCAGCCATGGAGGAAATCACCTCTTCCATTGAAAGCTTATCGGAAATTGCAGATAAACTAAATAAAATGGTAGAAAAATTTAATGTATAAAATCTACTTTTATTTCTTCTTCTTCAAAATATCTTGCTATGGAATAGAGTAAATCAGATAATCTGTTTAAATATTTCACAACATTTGAATCTATTTCAGCATTTTTTTGAAGAGAAATTGTTCTTCTTTCGGCTCTTCTGGCAACTGTTCTTGATACATGAAAATATGAAGATGCTTGTCCGGCCCCAGGTAATACAAAACCTGTGGGCTTTTTTACCTTTGCCATATACTTATCTATATTTTTTTCAAGATAGTCTATATCCTCATCTTTTATTCTATGAGGAACCTTTGTTTGATCTTCTGTGGCAAGATTGGCTGCAACAATAAAAAGTTTATTCTGAATATGATTTATTAATTCA is a genomic window of Acidilutibacter cellobiosedens containing:
- a CDS encoding SpoIIE family protein phosphatase, which gives rise to MLEKNKVSYFEDQIKNFNMLNYHVLEGMADWVRVIDRNGTIIYANKTMKGALGTEIVGKKCYEALGKIRPCSFCITERSIATGEIIQKEENVGDRIFSVKSSPVSDSDGNIYAAVEVFRDVTRERKLEKELREKTKKLNKDITFAKILQEKILPRKGSYNNIKINYLYKPCEMLSGDMFDVFYIDKDNIGIYISDVAGHGITASMMTMFIRQTMRAIKDDILSPSKTLTELHKRFIDLNLDDEKYLTIFYGIFNCSTDTFKYANGGHNCIPILFDDNNVELLKMKGYPISYLFDEIHYNENMVQLKNGDRILFYTDGILEVRNKNKEEFGEKRIIEAVKEAPESPIKNIENKANSYMYGDQKDDFALVLMKVEK
- a CDS encoding methyl-accepting chemotaxis protein, with translation MESKTTKENTKNKDNNLSKIKIGLITHLVINLLISTLISNGLYVLLAEHMNVSPNFIMLIFSFVNIIIFLLITYFSISRWLVKFFKAIEPVIEEISRGNLNEISLFNGKNKFSGITDSLSKANSNIKNMITGITQNSEVLSKNAKDLSDIVEDTTQAVEQIASSVNDIASGSEDTSKNITELSEAISNLTTLSQNTEKNTQLATDLSASMAKSAEKGSKDMEKIIDKVSLIDSSTKNTSGIIENLNEQIKNIENIVVIINQIAEQTNLLALNAAIEAARAGESGKGFAVVADEIRKLADETHTYSDEISKITNSVTGSSKSAVDSIEKVSGIVNESVEVADLTKASFEELVEKFDKINLSIVEIAEASKEVRNNSEYILERATEISAISEETTAASQTSSEAIDKNLAAMEEITSSIESLSEIADKLNKMVEKFNV
- a CDS encoding cob(I)yrinic acid a,c-diamide adenosyltransferase — encoded protein: MKIYTKTGDKGQTSLFDNKRVSKDDIRVESYGTVDELVSFLGLAKNYIKDDKDTYELINHIQNKLFIVAANLATEDQTKVPHRIKDEDIDYLEKNIDKYMAKVKKPTGFVLPGAGQASSYFHVSRTVARRAERRTISLQKNAEIDSNVVKYLNRLSDLLYSIARYFEEEEIKVDFIH